The following proteins are encoded in a genomic region of Cryptomeria japonica chromosome 11, Sugi_1.0, whole genome shotgun sequence:
- the LOC131064778 gene encoding caffeic acid 3-O-methyltransferase 1: MGPPSATIINEEEWLVAMELNTFTCLPMALKAAVELEVLQTIANAGDGIQVSPTQIVSQIQNVTNPDAAITLDRILRVLASHSLLSCSVTTDKNGKPERLYGLTPLCKYLVQSKDGLSLAPLVVMNQDKVFIDAWHYLKDAVLDGSQPFSKAHGVHAFEYPAKDQRFNKLFNRAMAEHSILNMGRILETYEGFKDLEELVDVAGGVGHTLNIIVSKYPNIRGVNFDQPHVVADAPQFPGVTHIGGDMFDSVPSARAIFMKWILHDWSDAHCIKLLKNCYKALPENGKVIVVDSILPVAAETSSYARQAFHVDLCMLVHNPGGKERTEEEFKQLAKAAGFAGGAKPICCVNGVWVIEIQK, from the exons ATGGGTCCCCCTAGTGCCACCATTATCAATGAGGAAGAATGGCTTGTGGCTATGGAGCTAAACACCTTCACCTGCCTCCCTATGGCCCTCAAGGCTGCAGTAGAGCTTGAGGTGCTGCAGACCATAGCCAATGCAGGTGATGGCATTCAAGTTTCCCCTACCCAGATTGTGTCCCAAATTCAAAATGTAACAAACCCAGATGCAGCAATTACTCTAGATAGGATTCTGAGAGTTCTAGCAAGTCATTCCCTCCTCAGCTGTTCTGTAACCACAGACAAGAATGGAAAGCCTGAGAGGCTCTATGGTCTGACTCCTCTCTGCAAATATCTTGTGCAGAGCAAGGATGGTCTGTCCTTGGCACCACTGGTCGTGATGAACCAGGACAAGGTGTTTATTGACGCCTGGCACTATCTTAAGGATGCTGTTCTTGATGGGAGCCAGCCATTCAGTAAGGCACATGGGGTGCATGCATTTGAGTACCCTGCCAAAGACCAGAGATTCAATAAGCTCTTTAATAGGGCTATGGCTGAGCACTCTATACTTAATATGGGGAGGATTCTTGAGACATATGAGGGTTTTAAGGATTTGGAGGAGCTGGTGGATGTGGCTGGTGGAGTAGGGCATACTCTTAATATTATAGTTTCCAAGTACCCCAATATAAGGGGAGTGAATTTTGATCAGCCTCATGTTGTGGCAGATGCTCCTCAGTTTCCAG GGGTGACCCATATTGGGGGAGATATGTTCGACAGCGTACCATCTGCCCGTGCTATTTTTATGAAG TGGATTTTGCACGACTGGAGTGATGCTCATTGTATAAAGCTTCTGAAGAATTGCTACAAGGCCTTGCCAGAGAATGGAAAGGTGATTGTAGTGGATTCCATTTTGCCAGTGGCTGCAGAGACCTCTTCCTATGCCAGGCAAGCATTTCATGTAGATCTTTGCATGTTGGTACACAACCCAGGTGGAAAAGAGCGCACAGAGGAGGAGttcaaacaacttgcaaaagcAGCAGGATTTGCAGGAGGTGCAAAGCCCATTTGTTGTGTTAATGGAGTCTGGGTCATTGAGATCCAGAAATGA